The genomic window TAAACAATCAGTTGAGATAGCAACGTGGATTTTTCTAGAAATTGGAATTAAACATGGATCAATTGTTAAAGAGTTGCTCTTGGAAGCAGGTTATATTGATGTTGAAGTTCATGAAGACTTGTTGAAACGGGAACGCTTTGTTGTTGCTAAGAAAGCAGGTGAATCCTGAATAAAAGGTTATTCGGCTATCTCGATCGTAATTGTCTGAGAAGGTCCAGATTGATTACCAGCTTCGTCCATAGCCCTTAGGTAATAAGAATAGGTATTGCCACTTTCAATGAGATCATCAATAAGTTCGGTATGATTGAAATGACGAACAACGCACATGAATTCACCATCATTTACCGCTTTGAAGATTCGGTATGCTTTGAAATCTTCTTCAGTATTTGGACTCCAAGAAAGACTGATAAGTGTGGCAGTTTCTTCATAGCTTAGATTCTTTGGAGGTTTAGGTGCTAAAGTATTATGGGCTAATTTTTGTTCTTTGAAAAAAGCCCATATCTCATCACAAACAAGGATCTCTTGGTTCTTTTTGCCGAGGACTGATTGTCCAGTCGGTGAAAATTGATTGGAAGAGGGCCTACCATGACCTTCGATTTGGTAATAAGCTACCTGGCTGAGATCAAAGCCGTTTGAGTATACATATTTTGTAACTGTGCCATGGTCATCATTTAGATGAACGGGCAGGTGTTCCACTTTTGGAACAACAGTTGTTTCTAGGTGATCTACCCAATAAGCAATAGTATCATGTGCAGATAGAACGGGCTTAGCAATAGCTGCTCGATTTCCTCCGAATTTACCTCCATGAAAGGGGGTGCTAGCATCTGAAGTGGCTGCCATGTATAGGATAGAAATGGGAAATTCGGGGAGCTTGAGAATGGAGTCTATGGGTAATGCTCCGGCAAAGGAAGAGACAGCAGCAAAGCGGTCAGAGCGCTCTAGTGCTAAGTGAAAACTCATCATGCCACCATAGGAGTGTCCAGATACGTAAATACGTTGAGGATCGACAGCAAGTTCTTCTAGAGCGAGGTCAAGGATGGCATCGATAAAACCTACATCATCAGCATGAGAGAGTTGATGGCTATCAGCGGCATCCAGATTCCAAGACTGGTGGATGCCTTGAGGGTAAATCACTATGAATTTTTCTTGGTCAGCAAGTTGATTCCAGCGATTTTTCGTTGTCTGAGTCATCATATATTCAGCATCTTTACCCTCTTCATGTAAGACAAAGACTAGAGGTCTTTTCTTGTTAGGTAAATCTTGAGGTATGTAGTAAAGGTACCTTCTTAGGTATTGACCGAATTCGATGAAGCTTTCTTGGGGGGTATTTCCATAGGAAGCAGGACCAAGGCTAATCAAGGTGGCTAGTATGAGTATGTATTTACTTAGTAGCAAAGTGTTCATCTACGTTAAGACATATTGGGCATCAGGATAGGAGCCGTCAAAATGATTCGTGCAGCTTTTGGCGAGCAGACATTAGTCTTGCGAAATAGGCTTTATTGCCCTAATAGCTGCCATCACTTCATCTCCGATTTTTTGGTAAGCTTCCTTGCTGGCTTTTTTAGGTGTTGTGATTTGAAATGATTTACCAATGACTAATTGTACTGGATGAAAAAGGCTTAGGGCCTTATCTCGCGGCCATGCTAGATGCCCTCCAAAAATCCGTGCTGGAATAATTGGGACATCTGCCTTTGCTAAGACAAGGCCAATACCTGGTTGTGCAGGCTGAGGTTCCCCATCGTAGGATCGCGACCCCTCTGGGAAAATCAGAACGCCTTCACCGCTCTTAGCTAGTCGGATTACCTTTTTCAGGCTACTCATATCAGGGCGGTCTTGGTCAATAGGGAAAGCATTTAGCTCGGGAAGTAACCAGTCGAGAATGGGTGGTTTGAATAGGGATTTTCGGGCGAGGTAATGAATCTCCCTTGAGAAGGAACCCCCAACTAAAGGTGGGTCCAAATAACTAACATGGTTACAAGCTAAGATAAACCCCCCTTCAGAGGGAATATTATCTATGCCTTCGCTTTTAAATTGGTGAAATAAGTTGAGGTGGACGTGAAATGAGACTTGTACGAACCGATAGTAAAATTTGGTCATGGGGTAGTGAGCGTGCTATGCGGGCTAACTTCCTCGTAGCGTTGCAGGATATGGTTAGTAATTTCCTCAACGCTCAGAACTCCGGAATCTAGAAGCTCTGCGTCTGCAGCTCGAATCAGGGGTGAGATTTTTCGTTTACTATCAATTTCATCTCGGACAGCAGTGGCATCCTTTTCTCCTTGGGCAGCTCTGCGTTGCGCACGAACTTCGGGGTCGCAATCAATAAAAAATTTGAGAGGAGTATCTGTAAAAACAACGGTGCCGATATCTCTACCATCCATTACGAGGGAGGTTTGATTTCGTAAAAGGCGTTGTTTTGTTACTAGGAATTCGCGAACTTCTGGTATGGTAGCTAATGGTGATACGGATGCATGTATCTCAGGATCACGAAGGAATGGGGTAGGATCCTGACCATCAATTCTCAGTTGAAAATGACCCGAATCAATAATTGTCTCGTAGTCCATAGCGGGGATGAGACGGCGTACATCATTACGCGAATTCGGATCGACTTTCTTTTCTAAGACATACCAGGTAAAAGCCCGGTACATAGCACCGGTGTCTACGTGAACAAAACTTAGGGTTTTAGCTAATTTGCGAGAAACGGTGCTTTTTCCCGAAGCTGATGGTCCATCGATGGCAATAACAGTATTCATACTACCTAGTGTTACTCTTTTTAAAAGAGAGCAAAAGAAAGTTTTTTATTACCAGAGGAGATTTCGCTTAGTTGTTTGGTGAAACTTGGGTATGAGGTATCAATACAATCCACATTTTCAATTGCGCTGGGGCCATCTGCCTTGAGTGCAAGAATGGCAGAAGCCATAGCAATCCTGTGGTCTCCATAACTCTTAACGGCTGCTGCTTTGATAGGGTGACCACCTTCGATGATGAGGCCATCTTCAGTCTCTTCAACAGGGACACCAAATGCTTTGAGATTCGTAGCCACTGCAGCAAGCCTATCTGATTCTTTAACGCGGAGCTCAGCGGCATCTTTGATAATTGTTTGCCCTTTTGCACAGGCGGCAGCTACGGCAATGATAGGGATTTCATCAATGATATTGGGAATTTCATTGCCACCTATTTCAACGCCCTGAAGCTCCTCCGTTTCAGAAATACGGATGCTACCAGTGGGTTCGAAATCATTGTGTTCGATATGTTCTCGGATGGCTGCACCCATGCGCATCATAACATTGAGAAGGCCTGTTCGAGTAGGATTGAGTCCTACGTTGACAATACGCAAAGCGGACTCAGGTAAAATAGAAGCTGCAACGATCCAAAAAGCTGCGGAAGAGAAGTCTCCTGGAACGCTAATGTTGACGCCGTTGAGTTTTTGACCTCCATGGACAGTAATGTTTTTTCCATCGTTGTCTATAGTGGCACGCATGTAGCGAAGCATGCGTTCGGTATGGTCACGGGATGGGATAGTTTCTTCCACAGTGGTTTTTCCATTTGCTTGAAGACCTGCTAATAGGATGCAGGACTTTAGCTGGGCACTGGGAATAGGTAGATGGTAGGAGATGCCTTCAAGGGGCTTTCCTTCAATCACAATAGGGGGGCGCTTTCCTTTCCCTTCACATAAAATCTTAGCACCCATCATTGTTAGAGGCTCCATGATCCGTTTCATGGGGCGGTTATTGAGTGATTCATCA from Verrucomicrobiota bacterium includes these protein-coding regions:
- a CDS encoding PHB depolymerase family esterase, which codes for MNTLLLSKYILILATLISLGPASYGNTPQESFIEFGQYLRRYLYYIPQDLPNKKRPLVFVLHEEGKDAEYMMTQTTKNRWNQLADQEKFIVIYPQGIHQSWNLDAADSHQLSHADDVGFIDAILDLALEELAVDPQRIYVSGHSYGGMMSFHLALERSDRFAAVSSFAGALPIDSILKLPEFPISILYMAATSDASTPFHGGKFGGNRAAIAKPVLSAHDTIAYWVDHLETTVVPKVEHLPVHLNDDHGTVTKYVYSNGFDLSQVAYYQIEGHGRPSSNQFSPTGQSVLGKKNQEILVCDEIWAFFKEQKLAHNTLAPKPPKNLSYEETATLISLSWSPNTEEDFKAYRIFKAVNDGEFMCVVRHFNHTELIDDLIESGNTYSYYLRAMDEAGNQSGPSQTITIEIAE
- a CDS encoding lysophospholipid acyltransferase family protein, with amino-acid sequence MTKFYYRFVQVSFHVHLNLFHQFKSEGIDNIPSEGGFILACNHVSYLDPPLVGGSFSREIHYLARKSLFKPPILDWLLPELNAFPIDQDRPDMSSLKKVIRLAKSGEGVLIFPEGSRSYDGEPQPAQPGIGLVLAKADVPIIPARIFGGHLAWPRDKALSLFHPVQLVIGKSFQITTPKKASKEAYQKIGDEVMAAIRAIKPISQD
- the cmk gene encoding (d)CMP kinase — protein: MNTVIAIDGPSASGKSTVSRKLAKTLSFVHVDTGAMYRAFTWYVLEKKVDPNSRNDVRRLIPAMDYETIIDSGHFQLRIDGQDPTPFLRDPEIHASVSPLATIPEVREFLVTKQRLLRNQTSLVMDGRDIGTVVFTDTPLKFFIDCDPEVRAQRRAAQGEKDATAVRDEIDSKRKISPLIRAADAELLDSGVLSVEEITNHILQRYEEVSPHSTLTTP
- the aroA gene encoding 3-phosphoshikimate 1-carboxyvinyltransferase codes for the protein MSQLKVTPIKNFRTEISVPGDKSISHRALMFAGLADGESKVTGFLPSADCLGTLKAMQALGVETEKINPTSMIIRGRNGKLLASGEPLDCGNSGTTMRLMSGILAGQQFNSSLFGDESLNNRPMKRIMEPLTMMGAKILCEGKGKRPPIVIEGKPLEGISYHLPIPSAQLKSCILLAGLQANGKTTVEETIPSRDHTERMLRYMRATIDNDGKNITVHGGQKLNGVNISVPGDFSSAAFWIVAASILPESALRIVNVGLNPTRTGLLNVMMRMGAAIREHIEHNDFEPTGSIRISETEELQGVEIGGNEIPNIIDEIPIIAVAAACAKGQTIIKDAAELRVKESDRLAAVATNLKAFGVPVEETEDGLIIEGGHPIKAAAVKSYGDHRIAMASAILALKADGPSAIENVDCIDTSYPSFTKQLSEISSGNKKLSFALF